The following are encoded in a window of Halosolutus halophilus genomic DNA:
- a CDS encoding glycosyltransferase, with amino-acid sequence MARTASVTAFTDLYLPTINGVSYTVSLWRERWPRCRDSMTVVFPQMDGYVPGEGEYAIPSVRAPLYSRYRLGLPTVPDEVPASDVVHLHTPFTVGIAGLRFAREHDVPVVASYHTLLDDRADQHVPDRLVGGFQRVCRAYERSFFERVDHVVTPTSFARRHLQHHIGVDGDVSVVSNGIDTEFFRPVDATAFRDRYDLPEGPLLGYSGRHSPEKNLEEAIDAIEGTGHTLVLAGDGPAREDLEAYAADVDADVRFLGFLDREDLPALYSALDVFVFPSPVETQGLVALEATACGTPVVAVDAGALTDSVIAGETGYRYEPGDLEGFRWAIHRTLAENDRLSDLCRRRRAMLSVEHSLEQLATVYDALHS; translated from the coding sequence ATGGCCAGAACGGCGTCCGTCACCGCGTTTACGGACCTCTACCTGCCGACGATCAACGGCGTCTCGTACACGGTGTCGCTCTGGCGCGAGCGCTGGCCCCGGTGTCGGGATTCGATGACCGTCGTCTTCCCGCAGATGGACGGCTACGTGCCCGGAGAGGGGGAGTACGCGATTCCGAGCGTTCGCGCACCGCTGTACTCCCGGTACCGACTCGGACTCCCGACAGTTCCCGACGAAGTGCCCGCGTCCGACGTCGTCCACCTTCACACGCCGTTTACCGTCGGCATCGCCGGGCTCCGGTTCGCCCGCGAACACGACGTTCCCGTCGTCGCCTCCTACCACACCCTGCTCGACGACCGCGCCGACCAGCACGTTCCCGACCGGTTAGTCGGTGGGTTCCAGCGGGTCTGCCGGGCGTACGAACGATCGTTCTTCGAACGCGTCGACCACGTCGTCACCCCGACGTCGTTCGCCCGACGCCACCTGCAACACCACATCGGGGTGGACGGCGACGTGAGCGTCGTTTCGAACGGCATCGACACCGAGTTCTTCCGGCCGGTCGATGCGACGGCGTTCCGGGACCGGTACGACTTGCCCGAGGGACCGCTGCTGGGGTATAGCGGTCGGCACAGCCCCGAGAAGAACCTGGAGGAAGCGATCGACGCGATCGAAGGGACCGGTCACACGCTCGTCCTGGCCGGGGACGGCCCCGCCCGCGAGGACCTCGAAGCGTACGCCGCGGACGTCGACGCCGACGTCCGATTCCTCGGCTTTCTCGATCGCGAGGACCTGCCCGCGTTGTACTCGGCTCTCGACGTCTTCGTCTTCCCGAGTCCGGTGGAGACCCAGGGTCTGGTCGCGCTCGAGGCGACCGCCTGCGGAACGCCGGTCGTCGCCGTCGACGCGGGCGCGCTCACCGACAGCGTCATCGCGGGCGAGACCGGCTATCGGTACGAACCCGGCGATCTCGAGGGCTTCCGCTGGGCGATCCACCGGACGCTCGCGGAGAACGATCGGCTCTCGGATCTCTGTCGCCGGCGGCGGGCGATGCTCTCGGTCGAACACTCGCTCGAGCAACTGGCGACGGTCTACGACGCGCTGCACTCGTGA